A segment of the Romboutsia sp. 13368 genome:
TACATATCATCTAAATCATAAGAATTTATGCCACTATATTCTGACTCAAAGTATTCACAATTGTTCTTACATTTAGGTAGAGTATCAAATATAATACATTTAACGTTGTATTTAAAATTTTCATCTGGACCATCTAAAGAAAGATGAGTACAAAAAGAGCAACTCTCTTTAGGTAAGTTTTTCTTAAGTTCATTAATATTATTATCCATTATATCCCCCTTAAAAATTTTATAAATAAATTTATATATTATAGTTATATTAATTAAATTAGACAAGTATTCTATAAAGTAGGGAATTTTATTGTTTTAGAGAATATAAATTTTTATAGAGAGTATAACTTAACAAAGGAGGGGAGAAGATGCAACTTAGAAACATTGAGAAAATAAAGAAAAATATAAATATTGAATTAGAAAATAGAATTAATAATCATAAAAAAAATTATTATTTACAATTGAACTTATATAAGAGTAAATCTTTAAAATATGAAAATAATATAAGGGGAAAGTCAGCTTTAGATAGCGAAGATAATTATAATATAGAAGATAGACAAAAAATATTATTTGCTAACATAGAAGATAAAAGCATAAAAGGACATATAAGCAAGGATTTAAATATAATCTCTTATGTTAAATTAGAATATAACGATTTTAAAAGATGTAAATTTAAAGATATAATATTTAAAGATTGTATATTTAATGGAAACATATTTTCAAAATGTATATTTGATAATGTACTATTTGAAAATTGTAGATTTTATAAATCAAATAATATAAATATATTTTCAGATGAATGTATATTTAAAAATAGTATATTTAAAAATTGTAATTTAGAAAGTAGTGTATTTAAAGAGTGTAGAATTAGTGATTTAAAATTTATAGAATCTACTTTAGAAAATGCTATTTTTAGTAATATGCTTATAGATAATAATCAAATAAGTGATTGTGATTGTAGAGGTCTAAAAATTATAAATTCATATATAGAAAAGTTAAAATTTGAAGATAAAAATATAACTAAATTTGATGAATATGCTTTTATAGATACAATTAAATTAGATAAAAAATATAAAAAGTCTTATGAAGAAACTGCAAAAGTATATAAAAGTATAGCTAAGAAGCTACATGAGAATAATTTAATAAATTATGCATCAGAGTATTACTATTTATCTAAGTGTATTGAAAATAAATCTCTTACAGGAATAGATAAGATAAAGTCAACAATATTTTGGTTACTATGTGGGTATGGAGAAAGACCTACATATGCACTCATAACATCATTAGAAATAATATTTTTATTTGCTGTTTTATATATGTTTACAGGACTTAGTATAGATGGAGTTGATATAAATTATATAGAGGTTTTTTCATATGGATTTCCACAAAGAAATGTGATAACAGATTTTATGAGTTGTTTGTATTTTAGTACTGTTACATTTACGACCGTAGGATATGGAGATATAACCCCACTAAATTTGAGTATATTTTTATCTGGTGTTGAGATGTTTTTAGGATTAACAATGATGGGGATATGGACAGCAACATTAGCAAGGAAAATAACAAGGTAAATATGGGCTATAAGTAGGTTTGTGTAAATACAAATTTACCTATAGTCTTTTTTAAAAATTATAAACAAGTANNNNNNNNNNNNNNNNNNNNNNNNNNNNNNNNNNNNNNNNNNAAAAGTYTAAGTTATTTTGATATATTAAATAAAAATATCCACTGATATTACTTAACACATTTTTATCATTTATTTCAACTATATATATGGAATTATTAAATGAAATAAGTTCTTGATTTGGTTTTAAATCTTGATNNNNNNNNNNNNNNNNAAGAAAATATCGGCATTAGTTTTGGCAGCCACAGTAGGTGTTTCAGGATTAATAGGGTATAACTCTATGAATCCTTCTAAACCTAATTATACTGATGAAACTAAAACTACAGTTACAAATCAAATGGAGCATATATTGAATATATCAAAACAACCACATACTATATTTAATGCTGACAAAGATGCTCAGGATGAAGTTAGAGATTACTTAATATCTGAGCTTGAAAAAGTAGGAGTAACTACTAAAACATATAAATATGATAATGTTTATTTRGAAAATCACAAAGCATATGGAGAAGATGCTACAAAATNNNNNNNNNNNNNNNNNNNNNNNNNNNNNNNNNNNNNNNNNNNNNNNNNNNNNNNNNNNNNNNNNNNNNNTTATGATAGTGCAGGTGCAAAAGAAGGACGTTATTCTCAAAAGGAAGGTTCTTTAGGCTCAGCAGATGCAGGATATGCATTATCAACAATACTTGAAACACTTAGAGTAATAAAAGAATCTAATGTAGAACTTGAAAATGGAATAAAGATATTATTTACTGATGGTGAAGAATGTGGACTATTAGGAGCTAAAGAGGCCGTTAAAGAAAAAGAAATATTTGAAGGTGTTAATTACGTTATAAATATAGAAGCAAGAGGAACTTCAGGTCCTGCTATAATGTTTGAAACAAGTCCAAATAATAAAGGTGTACTTGATTTATACGAAGCAACTGATAAACAATATTCATATTCTATAACACCAGAAATATATAGATTATTACCAAATGGTACAGATNNNNNNNNNNTTTAGAAAATGGATTAAATGGAATTAATATAAGTGTTCTTGATGGATTAGAGCATTATCATACACCTGATGATAATCCTGAAAATTTAAGTGATAAGTCTATGCAACATTATGGTGATCAGGTTTTACCTATAGTAAAAGAGTTTGTTTCTAATGAAAAATATGCAAATCCAGATGTTTTTGATACTGAAGATGATTCTATATTCTTTACTTTAGGAAGTTCATTTATAAGATATTCAAAGAATACTAACATGGTATTATTAGCATTAATAGCTTTAAGTACAATATTTTTAATTAACAATCTTAATATAAAAGAGCCTAAAAAGATATTTAAGTATATAGGTATAAATTCATTATATACTGTTTGTACTGTTGGATTAGGATATGGATTAAGTAGATTACTAGCTTTAATAAATGGAAGAAAGTTTGAACTTACATATTTACCTTTAATTAAGTTTGAAGATGCTATATTTATAGGTGTAATGATAGCTTTATTTGTAGGATATTTCTTAATAACAAAGAAGTTTACAAAAAACTTTAAAGAAAAAGATGAATTTACTATAAGTTCATTAATAGGATTATTCATATTATCTTTAGTTTTAACTTTTATATTACCAGGTGCTAGTTATTTAACAGTATTCCCAGCTATAATCTTATGTTTAGCATTATTTATAAAGATATACTTATCTGATGTTAGAAATATAGAATACATAATGTTAGTTCCAATAGCTTTAATAGTTATGTTATATGTGCCTACTATATATCTATTTAATTGTGCGTTAACTATGGGAGCACTTTGTGTATGTGTATTCTTTGCAATGCTAGCATATACTGCGATTATGGTAGGTTTAGTAAATATGAAAGAATTATTTTAANNNNNNNNNNNNNNNNNNNNNNNNNNNNACCTCTCCAAAATCAGATCGAACTTTCTTATTCCTATGTCCATTTCTTGAGTTTGTAGTATTTTTATTTTGATTATCATACCTGTCATATCCTAGGTGTTCATCAAGCTCCGCTTCTAACATTTCTTGAATTGTTTCTGCAAATAAATCTTTTAACATTTCTTGTACATCTCTTGTTGTTTTAACATCGTATTCTTGTATAAGTTTCTTTAAAATTTCACTTTTGTTTAACATAAAAAGTGTGCACCTTCCTTCGGATAATCTAATTTAATTATCGCACTTTTTGGAAGAATACACACTTTATTTTACAGACCCNTKMATANNNNNNNNNNNNNNNNNNNNNNNNNNNCTTATGTTAATATAAAATTTATATCCATTAATAAATACATTTACAAGATAGAAACTTAAAACTAAAACTGTTACTAAAACCATAAACAAACTTAATGTATTATAAAATAATACACCAATTATGCTTGTAATAAATAATNCCAGCTTATAAATATATTACTAAAAAACAACGAGAAAGAATTTCTCCTCAGATACTTAAACTGATAGAAGAACTTGAACAAGGAAAATAAAATGTACACTATAAATAAGATATTTTTATATGATTTTATTCACATTATTAATATATTAAGAACAATTTATAGTAAATTAGAAAAATAACCATACCTTGTAATTCAAATTATTGAAAATACTAAGGTATGGTTATTTTTATTATAATACTATCACGAAATTAACTAATATATACGATTATTAAATTTAACATTATCTATTTAATATAAACTTATCTATAACTTTAGCCACACCATGTTCATTATTACTACAAGTCACATAATTAGCTATCTCTTTTATACTGTCCCTTGCATTACCCATTGCAACACCAAGACCAGCCATCTTTATCATATGTTGGTCATTTTCTTCATCACCAACAGCAATTGACTTACTTATAGGTATATTTATATTATTACATAACTCTTTAAGAGCATTCCCTTTATTAGCATTTTTATTTAAAAACTCTAAGAAAAATGGAGCAGATCTAACTATAGTATATTTATCAAATAACTCTTTAGGTATATTTTCTAAAACCTCTTCTAATTTTTCAGGCTCATCTATAATCATTACCTTACAGTATGTTATATCATCATCTATATCTTCTTCTTTCATAGAAACTATATCTATATTATTAAGAGTTGCCTCGTGTATTGTATATTTATTTGGAGTTTCTTCAGGTATTATAAGATTAGTTGGTGTATTTATATGAACATGAGTATTATTCTTTTTGGCTAAATTGTTTATTAATATAAAGTCATCATGACACATTTCAATATTTGATAAAACTTTTTTACTTTTTACTTCCTGAACAACTGCACCATTAAAACATATTACATAGTCCCCATCATCATTTAAATTTAATTCATTAAGTAAAGGTGTAACGCCAGGTAGAGGCCTACCAGTAGATAAAACTACTTTAGCTCCATTTTTTTTCGCTTCTTGAATTGAGTTATAAACCTCATTTGTTATTTTTTTTTCACTATTTAATAATGTACCATCAATATCTAAAGCTATTAATTTATACATATTTTCCTCCCAATAATATATTTAAAAACTTAAATATAATTATAACAATATTTATTAAGTTTATAAAGGAAAACTATAATATATGGTGTATTAGTTATAGTAGAAAAATTTAATTGATCATAGGATGTTTACTTATAATYTAAATGATAAATTAACGTGAAAAAAANNNNNNNNNNNNNNNNNNNNNNNNNNNNNNNNNNNNNNNNNNNNNNNNNNNNNNNNNNNNNNNNNNNNNNNNNNNNNNNNNNNNNNNNNNNNNNNNNNNNNNNNNNNNNNNNNNNNNNNNNNNNNNNNNNNNNNNNNNNNNNNNNNNNNNNNNNNNNNNNNNNNNNNNNNNNNNNNNNNNNNNNNNNNNNNNNNNNNNNNNNNNNNNNNNNNNNNNNNNNNNNNNNNNNNNNNNNNNNNNNNNNNNNNNNNNNNNNNNNNNNNNNNNNNNNNN
Coding sequences within it:
- a CDS encoding pentapeptide repeat-containing protein, encoding MQLRNIEKIKKNINIELENRINNHKKNYYLQLNLYKSKSLKYENNIRGKSALDSEDNYNIEDRQKILFANIEDKSIKGHISKDLNIISYVKLEYNDFKRCKFKDIIFKDCIFNGNIFSKCIFDNVLFENCRFYKSNNINIFSDECIFKNSIFKNCNLESSVFKECRISDLKFIESTLENAIFSNMLIDNNQISDCDCRGLKIINSYIEKLKFEDKNITKFDEYAFIDTIKLDKKYKKSYEETAKVYKSIAKKLHENNLINYASEYYYLSKCIENKSLTGIDKIKSTIFWLLCGYGERPTYALITSLEIIFLFAVLYMFTGLSIDGVDINYIEVFSYGFPQRNVITDFMSCLYFSTVTFTTVGYGDITPLNLSIFLSGVEMFLGLTMMGIWTATLARKITR
- a CDS encoding M20/M25/M40 family metallo-hydrolase, giving the protein YDSAGAKEGRYSQKEGSLGSADAGYALSTILETLRVIKESNVELENGIKILFTDGEECGLLGAKEAVKEKEIFEGVNYVINIEARGTSGPAIMFETSPNNKGVLDLYEATDKQYSYSITPEIYRLLPNGTD
- a CDS encoding transposase, which encodes MLNKSEILKKLIQEYDVKTTRDVQEMLKDLFAETIQEMLEAELDEHLGYDRYDNQNKNTTNSRNGHRNKKVRSDFGEV
- the yidA gene encoding sugar-phosphatase — its product is MYKLIALDIDGTLLNSEKKITNEVYNSIQEAKKNGAKVVLSTGRPLPGVTPLLNELNLNDDGDYVICFNGAVVQEVKSKKVLSNIEMCHDDFILINNLAKKNNTHVHINTPTNLIIPEETPNKYTIHEATLNNIDIVSMKEEDIDDDITYCKVMIIDEPEKLEEVLENIPKELFDKYTIVRSAPFFLEFLNKNANKGNALKELCNNINIPISKSIAVGDEENDQHMIKMAGLGVAMGNARDSIKEIANYVTCSNNEHGVAKVIDKFILNR